The proteins below come from a single Bombyx mori chromosome 19, ASM3026992v2 genomic window:
- the LOC101738773 gene encoding tol-Pal system protein TolA, translating to MSRLTILFVIAVAYEALGDGAVKDSRAEQSGYIGHSLAGLGSLGVGGAYIGGPAAIGVAAPAVVAAAPALGSGAALNNAAAVGAAQLSAIQNAQAVQAAHIANSAAAAIQGARVTEAAARAGQAQAITNARALDAARVANIQRAQAAAWENARAAEAARRAAAASAAEVARAVEAERLANAARVQAVAIANTRAVEAARIANAARAQAAAVATSAAQAQAVADAVARNAGALEGAVLVGGGGLVAAGGLGSGLAYGIGHGYGAGYGYGAGYGLGHGYTVGHGYGGGKYIH from the exons ATGTCTCGACTTACG ATTCTCTTTGTCATCGCCGTGGCGTATGAAGCTCTTGGAGATG GCGCAGTTAAGGACTCTCGTGCAGAACAATCAGGCTATATAGGACATTCACTGGCCGGTCTTGGAAGCTTAGGAGTGGGAGGAGCGTACATTGGCGGGCCGGCCGCCATTGGAGTCGCAGCTCCGGCTGTAGTTGCTGCCGCTCCTGCTCTCGGCAGTGGAGCAGCACTGAACAATGCTGCAGCTGTCGGGGCCGCTCAGCTCAGTGCCATCCAGAATGCACAGGCCGTGCAAGCCGCTCATATCGCTAATTCCGCTGCCGCTGCTATCCAGGGGGCCCGCGTCACCGAAGCTGCCGCTAGGGCCGGACAAGCTCAAGCGATCACGAATGCCAGAGCTTTGGATGCAGCTCGCGTCGCTAACATTCAGAGAGCTCAGGCTGCCGCGTGGGAAAATGCCAGAGCCGCCGAAGCCGCCAGACGTGCCGCCGCCGCCAGTGCCGCTGAAGTCGCCCGCGCTGTTGAAGCCGAACGCTTGGCCAACGCTGCCCGTGTTCAAGCTGTTGCCATCGCTAACACTAGAGCAGTAGAAGCCGCCCGTATCGCCAACGCGGCTAGAGCTCAGGCTGCCGCCGTGGCTACTAGTGCAGCTCAGGCCCAGGCTGTAGCTGATGCCGTCGCTAGAAACGCCGGTGCTTTGGAAGGTGCTGTTTTGGTGGGTGGGGGAGGACTGGTCGCTGCTGGCGGGCTCGGTTCCGGCCTGGCTTACGGCATCGGACACGGCTACGGTGCTGGATACGGCTACGGTGCAGGATACGGCTTAGGCCACGGATACACCGTAGGCCACGGTTACGGGGGCGGGAAATACATTCACTAA